In Flavobacteriales bacterium, the following are encoded in one genomic region:
- a CDS encoding T9SS type A sorting domain-containing protein: protein MKQMIIPLCLFGSITSYGQEVIASGGTSFSNSDGSVEWTIGEPVIETLESNSNFATQGFHQTQLQVTAIDESNTYYDVAVFPNPTQGNVEIQIKDLTEDLSIKIFDVAGKLIMQKPYQMHDQTQTFDLSKIESGSYYLQLTGKEKIKTFTIIKH from the coding sequence ATGAAACAAATGATTATCCCATTGTGCCTATTTGGTAGTATTACCAGTTATGGCCAGGAGGTAATTGCAAGTGGAGGAACTTCATTTAGTAATTCAGATGGCTCCGTTGAATGGACCATTGGGGAACCCGTTATTGAAACCTTAGAAAGCAATTCTAATTTTGCTACTCAAGGATTTCACCAAACGCAATTGCAAGTCACAGCAATTGACGAAAGCAACACTTATTATGATGTTGCTGTTTTTCCTAACCCCACACAAGGTAACGTCGAAATTCAAATCAAAGACTTAACGGAAGACTTGAGCATCAAAATTTTTGATGTCGCTGGAAAATTGATTATGCAAAAGCCTTATCAAATGCACGACCAGACACAAACCTTTGATTTGAGTAAAATTGAATCGGGAAGCTATTACTTACAATTAACAGGAAAAGAAAAAATAAAAACATTTACAATTATTAAACATTAA